A segment of the Candidatus Afararchaeum irisae genome:
ACGCCAGAGATACGACGGCAGTTGACTCCAGGTCGTGAGTTCTTTCTCTTTGACTATTCTTTGGACTGCTTGACCGAGCAACTCGAAGTTCTGACTCCAGAACTCGGTGTGAAACTCCCTGCGTGTTAGCTCGGAGAGACTTAGGCTTAGGCTTATCTTTGACATTGGATTATCAAAAAACAGCTGAACCTGACTTTTTACAGCGAATTCAGGTTACTCGCATCGTGTACATACAGATCGTGCTCTTCGACGAAGTCTCCCCAAAACACGACAAAGAGAGTCTGTAGGCTGTCTCCGTCTTTATTACAGATTTTGACGTCGTAGTCCTGCTGATAATCTCCTTGATCGATGTACTCTATGAGATCTTGGGTTTTACAGACGGCCGCGTTGAGTAGACGCCCCTCTTTTACGTATGCTTGGCAGGTGTAGTAGGGATATATGGCGTGTTTGTCGCCTTCTATCTCCTCTATCCGTTTACGGTACTCCGTCTTGGATCCCGAAGAGCGAAAACCTCGGACTGTAAACGACCCCCAGTCAGCACCATACTGCACGCGGCTTGCGACTCCATACAGTCTGCCTTTTTCGTCTCGAACGAGGGCATCTATCCCTGCTCTCGTATCAAGGAGCTTCTGGACATCGGATTCTGTGTGGACGTTTTCTACGGGGATGATTTCGTTGCCGTCTATCTCTCCCTCGATTTCGGGATAGACTACCTTCTCAAATGCGTTGGCACTACTTTTTAGGTCATCGCTAAAGCTCATTCTACGACACACCCCCTATCCTTCGCAGTCTCTATGGCTTGCGGGTCTTTGTCACATCCCACCGTTTCACGTGCAAGTTCGGCGGCTACTTTGAGTGTTGTGCCCGAGCCAGCGAATGGATCGACGACTAGGTCGCCTTCTTCGGTTGTGTGTCTCACGAAGCGTTCGATGAGTTCTTCGGGCTTCTGCCAGCGGTGGTGTTTTTGCTGGTGCCTGCCGTCAGGTGCGTTGACGTTTTGTACTGCCCACTGTTCGGAGGTCTTGGGGGCGTTGAGTTCTTGGGTTTCGGATCCACGTAGGTAGAGGACTGCTTGGTAGTTGCGTGAGTAGCGATTCTTCGGTACTTTGCCGAGGGTGTTCTTGTATGTCCAGATCAAGATCTGACTCTCGAACCTGTCTATGTCCGTGAGTACAGATAGGTAGGCATAGATCTCCTGAGTGTATCCGCCTATGAAGACGTATGCGTAGCCGTCGTCTTTGACTTTCTCGAGTGCCGTGGGTAGCCAGCTTTGAGCGAACCCGTCGATATCGTCTACGTCAGTACAGTATGGTGGGTCGGTGATCAGAAGGTCGACAGCTCTATTCTCGTACTCTTCGATGAACTCCAGAGCGGGTTTGGCGGTTATACTGGGGGCTGTCTCTCCACCGTCTGTCTGGCGTTGTTGTTCTACTTCTTTCTCTGCCTCCTCTTTTTCTACTTTCTTGTGAGCAGTATGG
Coding sequences within it:
- a CDS encoding site-specific DNA-methyltransferase — translated: RLNLQRRHLEDGQKRDLAREYLIDSWDGEATEREVASKLGVGQKTINRAKKELKQNGKLSHLTQLNTSEKREIVRDYIDDNPDASNRKVAKEVDCDVSHVTVGKWRKSEDQNKESDSNSDSDSDKSEDSTDKSSNSESDSTSDKEKTDSELSLTLRNADSKEVEKLRSLRNKADKGNQTAQEQLQRIEDDRTSVHTAHKKVEKEEAEKEVEQQRQTDGGETAPSITAKPALEFIEEYENRAVDLLITDPPYCTDVDDIDGFAQSWLPTALEKVKDDGYAYVFIGGYTQEIYAYLSVLTDIDRFESQILIWTYKNTLGKVPKNRYSRNYQAVLYLRGSETQELNAPKTSEQWAVQNVNAPDGRHQQKHHRWQKPEELIERFVRHTTEEGDLVVDPFAGSGTTLKVAAELARETVGCDKDPQAIETAKDRGCVVE